A window of Candidatus Hydrogenedentota bacterium contains these coding sequences:
- a CDS encoding OmpA family protein translates to MLSNYFRAAALLATGLAVAGCTTMGNKTVATAPVTVPGEGERVSLHEVMVVVDASGSMFPGTSFAYAKALTQSMVRAFPDGTYRAGLLSFGGEWTFEWLDYGARPLDRPALEGASDDLKFIAGSTPLNEAIAYAGDKYFSRTANRALIVVSDGKTAPQPLLDTAVEMAYGGNLCIHTVQVGNDADGGKLLLDLASITPCGSYRHGDSIASVGGMDQFIRDVFFQDLAIIEVVTPEGVRGVLGIVYFDTDKSNVKPIYNDLLDRVAGQVKSTPGILLSVQGHTDSTGAAAYNMGLSQRRADAVRAALLSRGVSQDRVSTKAYGEEMPAAPNTTRDGRQQNRRAEIAVIE, encoded by the coding sequence ATGCTTTCGAACTATTTCCGCGCCGCCGCGCTGCTGGCCACCGGCCTGGCCGTCGCCGGCTGCACCACCATGGGAAACAAGACCGTCGCCACGGCCCCCGTGACCGTCCCCGGGGAGGGGGAACGCGTATCGCTGCACGAGGTGATGGTTGTGGTGGATGCGTCGGGCTCGATGTTTCCGGGCACGTCCTTCGCCTACGCCAAGGCGCTGACCCAGTCCATGGTGCGCGCCTTCCCCGATGGAACGTACCGGGCCGGCCTGCTTTCCTTTGGCGGCGAATGGACCTTTGAATGGCTGGACTACGGCGCGCGGCCGCTGGACCGCCCCGCGCTGGAGGGGGCCTCGGATGATCTGAAATTCATCGCGGGCTCGACGCCGCTCAACGAAGCGATCGCCTACGCCGGCGACAAATACTTCTCGCGAACGGCCAACCGCGCGCTCATTGTCGTGTCCGACGGCAAGACCGCGCCACAGCCCCTGCTGGACACGGCGGTCGAAATGGCGTACGGCGGAAACCTCTGCATCCACACGGTGCAGGTGGGGAATGACGCGGACGGCGGCAAGCTGTTGCTGGATCTGGCAAGCATCACGCCCTGCGGCTCCTACCGGCATGGCGATTCCATCGCATCCGTGGGCGGCATGGACCAGTTCATCCGCGACGTGTTTTTCCAGGATCTCGCGATCATCGAGGTGGTGACGCCGGAAGGCGTGCGGGGCGTGCTGGGCATCGTCTACTTCGATACGGACAAATCGAACGTCAAGCCCATATACAACGACCTGCTGGATCGCGTCGCCGGCCAGGTGAAGTCCACGCCGGGCATCCTCCTGAGCGTCCAGGGGCACACGGATTCCACGGGCGCCGCCGCCTACAACATGGGCCTTTCACAGCGCCGCGCGGATGCCGTGCGCGCCGCGCTGCTTTCCCGCGGGGTAAGCCAGGACCGCGTGTCCACGAAGGCGTACGGGGAGGAGATGCCCGCCGCGCCCAACACCACGCGGGACGGACGCCAGCAGAACCGCCGCGCCGAAATCGCCGTGATCGAGTAA
- a CDS encoding response regulator — protein MSSEETYTALVVDDSPDVCRLLKRALKGEGVECDTVPDGVAAMERLEASRYDIVISDLRMPRMHGHKLMMELKGAGRDIPFVVITGVTDARVIKDLYNRGAIDVITKPFNFVLLAVRIRHLLRKRGELSESTGAPGDMRQQLSEQLTGTANLLQEKLAEVTRSFETTISDLNKQRDILESGYLGSVRILANLIEQVGHSGRSHATRVESAANGIAQLADYPPHALLNLKIGALLHEIGAFGMPDAIRHKPPWSLDAEERKFYDRYPDIGAVFLSELKDGKPVVELVENHAENFDGTGIPARKKGEQIPLGARILRVADGCDTFLMHNPDGDRVQALHNHLLQERGRMYDPALVPLAVEYFDERLRSESTAFPVSVAELREGLVTAENVYDDEGRFLAREGVELSGTLIQRIKSLIRHSEIRVREQE, from the coding sequence ATGAGTAGCGAGGAAACCTATACCGCCCTGGTCGTGGATGACAGCCCCGATGTGTGCCGCCTGCTGAAGCGCGCACTGAAAGGCGAAGGCGTCGAGTGCGACACCGTGCCCGACGGCGTGGCCGCGATGGAGCGCCTGGAGGCCTCCCGGTACGACATCGTCATTTCGGACCTGCGCATGCCGCGTATGCACGGGCACAAGCTCATGATGGAACTCAAGGGCGCCGGGCGGGACATCCCCTTTGTGGTCATCACCGGCGTGACCGACGCTCGGGTGATCAAGGATCTATACAACCGGGGCGCGATCGACGTCATCACCAAACCCTTCAATTTCGTGCTCCTCGCGGTGCGCATCCGGCACCTGCTCCGCAAGCGCGGCGAGCTTTCGGAATCCACCGGCGCGCCGGGGGACATGCGCCAGCAGCTCTCCGAACAGCTCACCGGGACCGCGAACCTGCTCCAGGAAAAACTGGCGGAGGTCACCCGCAGTTTCGAAACCACCATTTCCGATCTGAACAAGCAGCGGGACATCCTCGAAAGCGGCTATCTCGGGTCCGTGCGCATCCTCGCCAACCTTATCGAGCAGGTGGGCCACTCCGGCCGTAGCCACGCCACGCGCGTCGAAAGCGCGGCCAACGGAATCGCGCAGCTTGCCGATTACCCGCCGCACGCCCTGTTGAACTTGAAGATCGGGGCGCTGCTCCACGAAATCGGGGCCTTCGGCATGCCGGACGCCATCCGGCACAAGCCCCCGTGGTCGCTGGACGCCGAAGAGCGGAAGTTCTACGACCGCTACCCTGATATCGGCGCCGTGTTCCTTTCCGAGCTGAAGGACGGCAAGCCCGTAGTCGAACTGGTCGAAAACCACGCCGAAAACTTCGACGGCACGGGCATCCCGGCGCGAAAGAAAGGGGAGCAGATCCCCCTCGGCGCGCGGATCCTCCGGGTTGCCGATGGGTGCGACACCTTTCTAATGCACAACCCGGACGGTGACCGGGTCCAGGCGCTCCACAACCACCTCCTCCAGGAGCGCGGGCGCATGTACGATCCCGCGCTGGTCCCCCTGGCCGTGGAATACTTCGACGAGCGGCTCCGATCCGAGTCCACGGCTTTTCCGGTGTCCGTCGCGGAATTGCGGGAAGGGCTCGTCACCGCCGAAAACGTGTACGACGACGAGGGGCGCTTCCTGGCCCGGGAAGGCGTCGAGCTCTCGGGGACCTTGATCCAGCGCATCAAGAGCCTGATCCGCCATTCCGAAATCCGGGTGCGCGAGCAGGAGTGA